AAACTCTTGCTGTAATTTAATGTTCTTATTGAACTCATGTTCATTTTCTGTACTTGTTTTTGCCTTACATACATCAATACCGCACTCACCAACCGCGACTATTTTATTACTTTTAAAACGATAATTGTCGGCAAAGATTTGCTTAAGTTCACGCTCTTGAAATGCAACATCATAATTTTTTGACGAGTTAACATCTTGCTCAATAATAAACCAAGGATGAATACCTAAACTGCACGTTATATTTATTGGTGTTATTGTTCCTGTTAACGATATGACTCTTTGCCAATGCTCAGGATTAACAGCAGGTACAATAATACGATGAATATTATTCGTTTCACATCGCTGTAGAAGTTGAGGGAGATTAGCTTCGAAGGCAGCAAAATCAAGATGACAATGACTATCGGTAAACTGCATCATTGCCTCTTTATTTTATAAAAAACGAGTGAATTATTATTCATTATTACTAGTTTTTTTGTAGTCAGTTATTAAAATATTTTAATCAAAACATATTGAGCAAGTGCTGTGACTTTGTTCTTTAGCACAGCGCTTGCTCGTTTTGCATTAGCCGATAAAGGCTCTTGCATTGCGGAACATTCTAACCCAAGGTGAATCTTCACCCCAGCTATCTGGATGCCATGAGTTAGCAACTGTTCTAAATACACGCTCAGGATGCGGCATCATAATCGTTACGCGACCATCAGTAGTTGTTAATGAAGTTATACCGTCTACTGAGCCATTAGGATTAGCAGGGTAGGTTTCAGTAACATCACCGTAGTTGTTTACAAAGCGCATTGATACTGTGCCTGAGTTGTTGGCAGCATCAATCGCTTCATCAGATTTAAACTCAGCATGACCTTCACCGTGTGAAACAGCAATTGGCATACGAGAGCCAGCCATACCTTTAAACAGTACAGAAGGGCTTTCTTGAATTTCAACTAATGAGAAACGTGCTTCAAAACGCTCAGATTTGTTTTGTACAAAATGAGGCCAGTGCTCAGAGCCAGGGATGATTTCTTTTAAGTTAGATAACATCTGACAACCGTTACACACACCTAAACTGAACGTATCTTCACGTTCAAAGAAAGTTTTAAACATAGCGCGAGCGTTGGCATTGAATAAGATTGATTTTGCCCAACCTTCACCAGCACCTAATACGTCACCGTATGAGAAACCGCCACAAGCCACTAAACCATTAAAATCAGCTAAGTCAGTTCTACCAGATAATATGTCAGACATATGGACATCAATAGCAACAAAGCCTGCTCTGTCAAATGAAGCAGCCATTTCTACATGAGAGTTAACGCCTTGCTCACGTAAAATTGCGATACGTGGGTTAGCGATTGTTCCATTCGTAGAATTAGCCGCATCTTTAACAATTAAATCAGCAACTATGTCTTCATTAATATCAAAAGTCAGCTCAGTGTTTAAACCTGGATCTTCAGTATCAAATTTAACATCATGTTCTTGTTGTGCACACTCTGGGTTATCACGAAGTGACTGCATTTTATAAGTCGTTTGTGCCCATGTAGTACGGTAATAAGTACGAGAGTTTTCTAATACAACCTCACCATCACGGCTAAAGCGAATAGTATCTTCATTGTTAAGCGTACCAATAACGGTAGCTAACTCGGCAATACCATACTCAGCGAACATTGCGTTTACTGCGTCAAGGTCACTGTTCAGTACTTGAATAACACCACCTAACTCTTCATTGAATAAAGTAGCTAAGTCATCACTTACACCATTTTCAGTATCTACACTAACGAGTTTTGTGATATCAATATCAACACCCGTATGACCGGCAAAAGCCATTTCAGTTACTGTAGTGAATAAACCACCGTCTGAAATATCATGATAAGCAATTAGTTTTTCAGCGCGAACCAAATTTTGCATCGCATTGAAGAAGCCTTTTAATACTTCTGGGCTATCAACATCAGGGGTTTCATTACCAAGCTGTTTATAAACTTGCGCTAAACATGAGCCACCTAAACGTTTCTTACCGTTTGATAAATCAATCGCGATAAGTGTCGTCTCGCCTTTATTAGAGCGAAGCTCAGGAGTCACAGTTTTACGAATATCTTCTACAACACCAAAAGCAGTAATAATAAGTGACAGTGGTGATGTTACCGATTTTTGTACACCGTCATCTTCCCATTGGGTTTTCATCGACATAGAGTCTTTACCCACTGGAATTGTTAATCCAAGTGCAGGACACAGTTCTTCACCAATAGCTTTTACTGCTTCATAAAGACCAGCATCTTCACCAGGATGACCTGCAGGAGACATCCAGTTAGCTGAAAGTTTTATACGATTCAATCTCTCACCGTCAGCACCAGCGATATCAGTACCAGCGATGTTAGTTAATGACTCAGCTACAGCTAAACGAGCAGAAGCGCCAAAGTTAAGTAATGCAACTGGCGTACGTTCACCTAAAGCCATTGCTTCACCGTGGTAAGAGTCAAGTGCTGATGCGGTAACACCACAATCGGCAACAGGCACCTGCCAAGGTCCAACCATTTGATCGCGGTTAACCATACCAGTAACACTGCGATCGCCAATGGTAATTAAGAATGTTTTTTCAGCAACTGTTGGTAAAGATAAAATTCTGTTCGCTGCATCTTCTAAGCTTACGTTGCTAAAATCTAATACATCACCAGCCGCTTTTGCTGATTTTACATCTTTGATAATT
The sequence above is a segment of the Colwellia sp. 20A7 genome. Coding sequences within it:
- the purL gene encoding phosphoribosylformylglycinamidine synthase, which gives rise to MPKTTLIKNLRGAPALSEFRVKKLLAQCEELQLPVNDIYAEFSHFAQLNEALSSNDENVLQQLLTYGPTIEEHQPSGWFLLVTPRPGTISPWSSKSTDIAHNCGLTNVVRLERGIAYYVSIQDDEALTTAQEVQLNALLHDRMMESIFNDFEQASLLFASSEPGKLTAIDIENGGKAALVNANIELGLALAEDEVNYLFENFTKLGRNPHDIELYMFAQANSEHCRHKIFNADWTIDGVKQEKSLFKMIRNTHELNSDYVLSAYSDNAAVMVGNKGGRFFPNAETNVYGYHHEDIQVLMKVETHNHPTAISPYPGAATGSGGEIRDEGATGIGSKPKAGLVGFSVSNLRIPDFVQPWETDFGKPSRIVTALDIMLEGPLGGAAFNNEFGRPAILGYFRTYEEEVNSFNGVEVRGYHKPIMLAGGLGNIRDEHVQKREIIVGANLIALGGPAMNIGLGGGAASSMASGQSAENLDFASVQRENPEMERRCQEVIDKCWQLGEENPIAFIHDVGAGGLSNAFPELVSDGGRGGVFELRNVPNDERSMAPHEIWCNESQERYVIAVSDKNLATFEKICERERAPYAVVGRATEEEHLTVTDSHFADDEKLNTPIDLPLDVLLGKTPKIIKDVKSAKAAGDVLDFSNVSLEDAANRILSLPTVAEKTFLITIGDRSVTGMVNRDQMVGPWQVPVADCGVTASALDSYHGEAMALGERTPVALLNFGASARLAVAESLTNIAGTDIAGADGERLNRIKLSANWMSPAGHPGEDAGLYEAVKAIGEELCPALGLTIPVGKDSMSMKTQWEDDGVQKSVTSPLSLIITAFGVVEDIRKTVTPELRSNKGETTLIAIDLSNGKKRLGGSCLAQVYKQLGNETPDVDSPEVLKGFFNAMQNLVRAEKLIAYHDISDGGLFTTVTEMAFAGHTGVDIDITKLVSVDTENGVSDDLATLFNEELGGVIQVLNSDLDAVNAMFAEYGIAELATVIGTLNNEDTIRFSRDGEVVLENSRTYYRTTWAQTTYKMQSLRDNPECAQQEHDVKFDTEDPGLNTELTFDINEDIVADLIVKDAANSTNGTIANPRIAILREQGVNSHVEMAASFDRAGFVAIDVHMSDILSGRTDLADFNGLVACGGFSYGDVLGAGEGWAKSILFNANARAMFKTFFEREDTFSLGVCNGCQMLSNLKEIIPGSEHWPHFVQNKSERFEARFSLVEIQESPSVLFKGMAGSRMPIAVSHGEGHAEFKSDEAIDAANNSGTVSMRFVNNYGDVTETYPANPNGSVDGITSLTTTDGRVTIMMPHPERVFRTVANSWHPDSWGEDSPWVRMFRNARAFIG